GCACAAGGCGGAGAAGGCGGAATGGCGCTCGGCCTCCGCCACCGCATACAGCGGTAAGAACCGGGGGGGACCCGTCTTTGTACCCGGGGACGCGTCTACCCTTTTTCCCCACCCTCCGCCTCCACCGCGCCGCGACTGTCGCCAGGACCCGGCACCCCTCCGCGGGCTGGGTCGCGGCGGAGCGCCTGGAGGGAGCGGCCCCGCTCTGAACGCGTGAGCTGCCGGGGGGGgacccggggccgggccggcggggcagGACGAAGGGGACAAGTGGCGTGTTGCGGGGCTCCTGCGCGGCGGGGGGTGGCGAGGGGAAGCGGGCGGTACCGTGAAGGAGGTGGGAGGCTCCCGCGCCCGCCCGAAggcggctgggggggggcagcggggagcgcGGAGCGGGCCCTGGGGCGGTGTGTTGTGAGCCCAACCCCCTTCGCGGTGCGTACGGCTGTTAACGGGTCACGGTTACTGCACTGGTTGAATGATACTTCGTTTCACCTTAGTCTGACGAGGATCTTGTGATGTTTTCAGGGAAAGCCGAGGAGTTAGTTCCTTACGTATTACAGGTTTGTGGAAAATCGTTGATGGTAAAGTGTGGTGAACAACTGCTTCTTAACTTGAATTTGTTAGTCTTGACTACGTTTTTCTCTCCAAATGTATTGCGTGTATTTTCAAACTGCAGCAAATTCTTGTATAGCTTTAGAAGAAGCATCAGTAATTGTTGTATGCTGTCACCTCCATGTGCATTtatgaaatgttttactttttgaATTTAGATTATGTGGATAAGCCTTTGGAAAAACCTTTAAAGCTGGTGCTTAAAGTTGGAGGAAGTGAAGTGACTGAACTTTCTGGGTCAGGGCATGATTCTAGTTACTATGATGACAGATCAGATCATGAGCGAGAACgacataaagaaaagaagaaaaaaaagaaaaaaaagtctgagaagGATAAAGAAAAGCATCTAGAtgatgaggaaagaagaaagaggaaggtaAGCTGTGATTTTTAACATTCAAATATGCCAGTCTTCATGCTTGCTTATTAGATATATAGTCTAGCACAGAGTAccagaaccttttttttttttttttttaaatcactgttgcAAGAAGCTTATTGTTTCGAGACAGCACTTCACAGATGTAgaaaacctctgtgtgtgtgtgtgttggtatATTTCTCCCATTTAAAGAGATATCCCTGTGATGACTTTTTGAACAAAGTAAAAGCTTGTTTCTTGTAACTGCTTGTTTTTCTTATCCACTTGCTTTGTCTGTAGGTACGAATACTTCTGTTTTTAAGCTGGATGTTTTGTATTTCAGCCAGGTCAGAAACATGTTTTGCTACCCTTTGAGGAGGgtattttcagcttttcaaataaaTCTAGATTGCGTTTGTGTTCCTGAGGTACACCAAGTTATTGGACATTGAAATTGATATGTTTACTCAAAAGAGTTTTCTGAAATCTGATCTGTTGAGTGCTGTGGCACAGTAGTCTTGTTGGCTCTTGTTGAGAATGACCTGCATGCTTTGTGGCGTTGTTAGTAGCAAATGGTGTGGTCACCTTGGTTGTCTGTGCTGAACCTTTAGGAGTTGGACTGACATCAAGAAGGTGTTCATGGTAGTTACCtttacaatttcattttaattgtatttcttttggGTACTAATGATTTTCTGACCTCTgcttttttaattctcttctgtcaTGTAGCTTTGCTATTCTCATATGACAGCTTTTCAGTAGTACTTTGTATGTGTGTATGGCTAACATCTGTCATTTTGAGTTGATTTATTTGTTAGGCTTGTATTACTTGAAAGTGATACATCTTGTAGGATCACTGAGAAGCTCTTGAATACAGATAATGGAAAATTTTCTTTGTACAAACATTTCCAATGTTTCAGTTAAGAGTATGGCTGCGACTTGAAATGCAGCAAAACAACTGTCTTTAATACAAGATCTCGCAgcataaaatcaaattatttgttttgcCTTTGCTAAATGGGGGgatggtttttttttggtttttttttttttttaaatctaaggGATAGATAAGTAACATAGCTGTAGTCTAAACAAGATTAATGAACGTGTGCTTTTCTGTGCACACCTGAATAATGACTCAGGTATGCCTTTACTTTGAAGCTCAGGAAGAGATCATTAATTGCCACCATTGCTACAGAGCATTCCTTATGGTTCTTTTGTAGGCCTCCTAAATTACCATGTACTGTATTGATTCCTGTTCAATGCACCAGACAACAAAAACACATTGATCAAACCAGAGCTGCAGACTGATCTTTACTGAATAGCAAATTAACTTCCTTTACTCTCTGGTGTAGCTTATTATCATGCAGTTTTACATATAAATAGCTTCAGAGTTTAACATTCTGCTCAGTAAAAGTACAGTAACTAATGATAGATTATATACATTCTTCTAAAGTTGTCATCTTCCTCCTGTgctaggaagagaaaaagaggaaaagggagaaagaacaGTGTGACACTGAAGGAGAAACTGATGACTTTGACCCTGGGAAAAAAGTGGAGGTTGAACCTCCTCCAGATCGTCCTGTCAGAGCATGCAGAACTCAGCCAGGTGAGCAGTGTGAAAAACTAAATCATCTtggatgtttttaaaagcatgaacAGTAAAGCTTTTATCAAAGGTACCAAAGTATAAAATTTCCATGAGGATTTGCTGAAATCTAGagactttattttttccaacattCAGAACTTTTTGCTGCCTGAAAAAACAGTATTCCTCTTGCTCCCTTTGGATTTTAGTAGCTTGGGTTTCATGTGACTGAACTTGCTAAGGACACCTGTCTCTGTCTCCTGTTACTTGGTAGAATAAAGCTAGTATGAAAGTGTTACTGCGCAAAGTATTCCCTTATTCCTTCTCCTTAGCATTTCCTCAGCATTTACAGAACAATGGTCGGAACGTCTGAAACTAAATTTTGCTCAGTTCAAGGCAAAAAAATCTTGTGGGGACTGTGTAGCTGTTGTTATGGTCTTTTATAATCTATGTGGAGTTTTAATTGTAGTATCTCTATTTTCATCAAAAGTATGGCAATAAGTTATGAAAGGATGTGTCTAAAGACCATAGTCCCCACAGTTTTCATTTCGCGATATTTAATTCCCATCACCATCACTTATCAGTTGTGTGTGGTAACTTCTGCATGTTTAACCCGTTCAGATTTTGCCACACTTTCTCTACCTGTAGCCATTGCTTGATAGTTAAAGCTCAACATTATCCCGTGGAAGCTTTTACTTAGAAGAATCTTCATATACATCGTGATCTCAGTACACATATGCCTGGAAATGGAACTTAGTGGCAAAAATTTGGGTCTTTAGTAATATTTTGAGTCTTGTCTTTGAAACACTGCCTGTTGACTGGTCAAGTAATTTATTGAGGAATTTTCTAATTATGACTACAGATTAAATTGAGTAATGGTGTCCATCAACTGTCAAGGTGACCTAATAGGGGTAACTGAAATCTTCTGGTCGAAGCTTTATGTCTCTGGGTAGCCTGGAACCTTGAAAAGCTGACAAACTAAAAACTGATGTCTATATTGACAAGGCATCTATTTTCATATACTTGGAAAATGTCATTCGAAAGGGTATAAGTTTTCTTACCTGTTCTGGTGAAGAGGGGAAATGTCTCTCCATTATTATGATGAAGAGTTGGAATTTTAATTCTAGATTTCATCATGCTGCTTCTTTAGTTTTTCAAACTTCATATTAAAGACAGTCTGTCTGAAGTATGTGCATGGAACAGGTAATTAACGTGTAGTGTTTCTTGTTTAATCGGTACAGGAAGTGAAATTGTAATCAGTACCCCTCTTGCCAGCAAATCTGCATCTATTTGACACTCTTTGATTGAAAATATTCAGAGAAGCTAATTGCATGGGTATTACGGTACAGAAACCATTAAAATAGTACAGATAACATGTTGTGAGAGTGTGGATCTCCCAAATGCAGTATTTGAGGATTTTCACTTTTCCTGTAAAAATATGTAACACCTTACTTTCACCTTACTAATACATTTTCTTACAACTACTAGACAACTACTAGACTTACTGTTACATCTGATTTATCTACTAGTTCTTAATGTAATTAAAGCTCAGTAAGTAGTAAAGGAGAAGATGTAGTTACTGTGTGCTTAGAAATCTGATGTGCTTCTGCTTTGAAATCCATGTCTCATTGGCCTTCAGATTGGTACAAGCTGTATTTGTAGTTAAGATGTTCTCTctggtatttgtatttttaaataaataaatatacttttattctgtttcattgTGCTTGTCTGTGTTTCTGTCTcaaactgcagctgaaaatgAGAGCACACCTATCCAGCAATTACTAGAACACTTCCTTCGCCAGCTTCAAAGGTATTAAGCGTATTGTGTCTGCAGCTGTGTCGATGGTGTCTAATGCATATTTATATGTGTTACTTTACAACTTCTCATCCTggttttcagtttgaaaaaagtGCCTAAAGACCGACTGTAAAATGTTTGGTAACCTTTGCAACCGTGTCAGACCTGGTAGTTTTTAAATATTAGTTGAGGAATATTATTGCCAACTATGCAATTCTAGCTTTTGGCAGGGAAGTGTTTTGGACAGAGGATACACTCCATTatgaatttattaaatattaGTGACTTAGTTTAGGAATTAAAAAAGTTATGAATCTGAATAGTTTAAAAGGTTGAACTATTCtcttgaaattttgttttagCCTGTGTCCTCTGTCAGATACCAAAGCAAGTTTATACCTTCTCACTTGATAATCCTCTTAATTTGAagaggctttttattttattgttttccatAAGTTGTTAACCCTCATATtcttaaacaaaacccaaaagtatcccaagcaaaatatttcattttcttttttttattacataaCAATAAGCTGAATTTGGAactaatgtaaaaatattaaacactAGTTATTTTTAGAGGACTTCATGAACAAGGAGGGTTGTAGAGGTTATTACTCAGTGAAGCCAAAAAGACCCATTTGGAGTGTAAATAGAGACACGGAAAGCATACAAGAAATAATGAAGTAATTCCAGAACTAGctgaatctttttaaaaaagtctacaTATGTGTAATCAAAATTTTCTCCTGTATCGGGAAATTTTTCAAGTACGCTTCTGTTTTACAAGAGTGtttttagtgtttatttttttaaagtagtactATTCTTTTTATACCAATAATGTGGTATTAAAAAAATGATCATTTTGTTTGCTGATATAAATCTAAatgtattgtttttatttttaggaaagatcctcatgggttttttgcttttccagtcaCGGATGCCATCGCTCCTGGATATTCCATGATAATAAAGCACCCCATGGATTTTGGtacaatgaaggaaaaaattgcAGCGAATGAATACAAATCAGTCACTGAATTCAAGGTGAATTGATAGAGATTTAGTTATTTCAGAACTCTTTAGTAAGAAATGGCAGATTCTTTTTTTAACTATAGGGGTCTTTCttacattaattattttaatgtgcattttttttttcagaactgagcATTTTGTGTATTCTATATGTTAGAATGggtttcttgctttgttttttactgTGGAAGCTGTACATTTGTGAGATTCTACTAGAAATTACTGTGGAAACCAAGAACATGCTCTAAAGTTCTGTGGAATTCATGCTGCTAGACATAAACATGAGTAAGACTATCACAAAGACTTAAGTGGTTGAAGAACCTggagctctctttttttttttttttaaatctagacctgattaaattaattaaaaggcaATTTTGACATAACATGTCTGCAAGAAAACTGGATATACTGAAACATTCTGTGTAAAATTCAATAACAACTACATACTTTTTGTCTTTAATTATCCTGTTTTCCATGTAACTTCATTTGGAATGATGTTTTCGCAGGAAATTGGCAGGTTTATTGGCAACTTGCTGTAGCTATTTTGTGTATTGCTGTTGCTGTAATACCTTATTGGATGCACTGTGGCTTTACAGACAGTACAGTAAGAAATCTTTTCACGGTATTGCCAGTTCCTGGAAAGAAAGGAGTTTTCTTTAACTGATTCATAAAGTTCTATTAGCTGCCTtcagtattactgttttctagAGTGGTATTGATATAATAGACTTGGCAGAGAGCACTGGCTTGCTTCTCAGGgttaatttcttcttttgaaaggTCAACGAGGTAAGCAGAGAATGGCTTGTATTTCATATAGGTGCTTTgacaaagatttttctgttttgtcatgtatgctttgtttttcaaaaaaagtatAGAGATTTACAGAAAATAGTAAAGAAGGATTTATAATAGCATTGCCATCAGCAATGCCTTCAGGTCTTTAAATTCTTTTGGCTTGCTGGATTGTCTTATTTGGCAGCTTAAAAAGGAAGTTTGAATGGGAGCTCCGTGGCTCTATTTAGTTACAGGCAAGATTGCAGTAATGAAACATGGGACAGCAAcctacaaaaaatgaaaattgcagtATTGTTTAGACTGACAGATTCTTTTCTGAAGGACTTGGTTTCTGCTGATACTCTGAGGAGCAGTGAATGGTTGTTAGAAGTCTGTCCATTTTAGTGACAGAGATTGAACTGCCTTTCTAGATGTATGCGTGTACCTAATTATGCTTATGCCTTTGTAATTCTGTGTAATACAGAAATGGAGTTTATAGGTTTTTGACCTCTAAAACAAGGCCTGCTCAAAGGGTTATCTTTTGTTTCTGACATACCTATTACAACTAGCTGAGGCTAGTCACAAGCCAATAAATAATCCATCTAAGAGTAGAATCTGGAAGAACCATTTGCTGAATTTAGAAGAAGGGAAATTGCTGCACAAAACTCATCAGTTTTGCTGCCCAAAAAAGGGTCTGCTTCAAAGTTGGGCAAGCAAAAGACTCTTGTCTGTCCTTCTCTGCAGCACTTCAAAGGCCATCGCTAGATGTGTGGTTCACATGGGCTTCTTTATCTGCTTCTTGGCTCACAGTTTGCTCCTCCATGTCACCTTCTCAGTTTCTGTTTTTGTGATGGTCTCATTAAGCGAAGGCAGAAGGCTTAAATGCTATAGAGAGTCACAGACTACCCGTTGTAACTCTGTTCACCGACTTGCTTATTACGGGCTTGATGATAACTACCAGATGATTAGGAGAGCGGAGAGCACTGCTTTAGCATCCCTGTATGGAAACAggaactaaaataattttttgtttttacagaatcTGATCAGGATTGCAGTAGGGCAAAGTTATTTTGTGTAAATGTTGGGTGCTAGAGAAAGTCTTTAGAAAGACTTCTGTGTCCAATCCCAGTTCACTGGTCTGTAAACTCAATGGGTTAACTTCAAAAAGCGTACAAATCTGTTTGCATACACTTCTGCACATAGTCAAGTTATCATCAAATATAATGGACTCATGCACAAAAAACATTCGCATTTGTGGCTACAGAATAAATGAATTGCTTGAACAGTCATTGTTTAAATACTGGGAAGttattaagagagaaaaatatattcttaaatcAGGCACCAGTTTAATTTGTTAGAATCCAATTTGTGAATTGCCTGGAAAGATTACTGCATGATTCTTGGTTGTTGCTTTGCCAACTTTAGAAATTTTCAGAGGCATATAATGTCTTTTTAAATCAGTGTTTCATAGAGCTTTTCAATAATGCTTTCCATGCTTTTTTCTACAGAATAGTAGAATGTGACTAGAAAAAAGACACTCTAGAAAAAGCTTTTGTAATCTGCAACAAATTTTTTTGGGTTCTATTTACAGTGGAGGGTGTTGCACCTTTGTTTTGGGAACTTCCATCAGTACAAATTACTTGAAATTACATATGACACATAACCATtcaaaagagaagacaaaatcaGGCTTGGCTGTTCTGTTCTTTTGTTGCATGAGATGAGCATCTAGAAGGCTGTTTCTTATgctttgaagtttttttttttcttttgttttagtgCAAGTAACTGAAGAAGTCAAATTACTAAGATTAAAATTATATGTATGACACATTCTGTCTTCCTGATGTCATTGTATTTCTCAAGTCTACTCTGATTTAGGAGGTGGGAAAACCACCAAAAAGTAATTAACTTGTTGCCTCAGTCCTTCTGTCAGTTTCTCCATGTCTTCTGTTTGGTCCATTTGTAAGGAGAGAATGTTACATTTGGCATTCAGGGATAAGTTTAtgtttttggggtgttttttaataacaaaaaagccAATTCCAAACAAATCTGAGCATCTTGAAGAAGCAAAAAGCTTGAAACTTTGCAATTCTGTGTTACATTTTGGCTTGCGTTTACTCATAAGCTTGCTGCTGAAATATTATTGTGTTCTTCACAGAGCTGCTATGATGGAATGGTATCTTCCAGTCATTTAACAAAGGAGTTAAAAATTTTAACtgttcttttgttttgtattttacaggCAGATTTTAAACTGATGTGTGATAATGCAATGACTTACAACAGACCAGATACTGTTTACTACAAACTAGCCAAGAAGATACTGCACACAGGCTTTAAGATGATGAGCAAAGTAAGAGAcctattaaaacaaaaagcagaaactctttgggttttttttttttggtcatactTAGAAGGAACATAACTAATAACAATGATAAATGTTATTTCATCCATCTGTGATTAATTACAGCAGTGCCTGTTAGTGCTGCCGTATTTAAGGGCTTGATAGCATTCTTGTTATAACCACACCCTTATTTCTGAACCTCATCTGCACCACTGAAGTTTGTAGGAGCTTCTTTCAGTGGCATCAGTGGAAGCAATTAAGATCCACGTATATAAAACCTAACTATAAAGCATTGCTTTTGGCTGAAACTTTGTAAATGAGATCtcatttaagttttattttgcataaacaagaaagcttttcttttttgaaggtgGTGGGTGTAGGGGAGGTTTCAGGGGTTTCACAGAGGTGCGCGTGCAAACACAGTTTTTACTCTATTTAAATACAGTTGTTGGCTTGTAAAATGAAGTCATTTTGGTGAggctgctgtgtgtgtgtgtgcgtgcatgtgttgCAGTTATGGTAAGTTTTATGTAAAGTAGGCAGTTGTCTTTGCATATGcagttttttttttgtttgtttctctcttGATAGTTGGGCTGCAGAAATTCTGATGCCATGCTACCATGACCAAATCATGTTGCATCGCCATTGGAAACGAGGCATTAAGAACAAAATAAGGCCATGGccattcccatcccatcccattatCATAGCATCTTGGCTATGAGGGAAAGGTTAAGTCCCTGCCGCTCTGTCCTTTCTGATTCTAGGAACGGCTGTTAGCTTTGAAGCGCAGCATGTCGTTTATGCAGGACATGGATTTTTCTCAGCAGGCAGCTCTTTTGGGTGATGAAGACACAGCAGTTGAGGAACCTGTCCCTGAAGTTGTTCCTGTACAAGCAGAGACTACCAAGAAatccaaaaagcaaaataaagaagttATTAGGTAAAGGTTTTAATGGGCATGCTTACTGGTTTGTTGCAGCTTTTATAATATTAGACAGCAGCAAagaattgaggaaaaaaacctcatttcagCCTTTCTCCTTGTGGTCCATAGGATAAatggtttatttgtttatttatagaACTAGTTTAATAACTCAGGGATtcccaacttgaaacaaacaatTCAAAGAATGACTGcatattcttttaaacatttacTGTTAATGTATATATAGATAATTTTATCcttatttatatgttttaaataatGACTAGTTTCTTCTCATGATGGTTTGaaatgttctttcatttttaacataGCCGCAAATACCTTTcacattttgtccttttttttttttttttttttccctaaaatgatTGACTATATCAAAGTCTAAACAGGATCTTTCTGGGAGGGCAAAGTGGCCCCAGATCAGTAAATGATTTTATTTAACTTTAGTCTATCTGGCAGGATATAGAGGTACAGGAGATTATTTCTGGAGCAGATTATAACATCTTCCCAATGAAATCTTACTAACTTCTTCGTAAAGTACAGTGTTAGCACGATAGCTGTCTTCCAGATAGTAGGCAACCCCATGTCACAAAGTTGTGTTTTTATGGCTAAAATCTAATTTTAGTCAAATTAAagggttttattttctattttatgagGAGATGTTAGAAGAAACTGGTTTACAAGCAAATTACGTTGTTCAGTGTTCTTACATAGACGTCCTAGGATAGATGTTGAATTTGAATTGTAGAGCATTATATCAATGGGAATTTTATGAAAATCAAACTGCAAGAGAGCATTACTAGTCATGCCTTAAATAATCTGATCGTGTAGATATGTTCTGCAGGCTTCTTTCTTAAACATCCAAAgtaaaaaaagtgaaatgtgacTTGTTATTTCAAGTTCATGCTCTCTCATTTTTGTTAAAAGTGAACTTCAGGCACgtgttttaataattttaaactgaGTAATTTTTTTGGCTGGAACTGTTCCAGTGTCAGCATACAGAAACATACCTTTTGCTGTATCATGGAGAATTATCAAAGtgtaatttgttctttgtttaagGGATTGTGTATAGGAATTAACTGAAAGTACCTTTATGTAAACAAGACTTGATTGAGGGGgaggtggtttgggttttgtttggttgtttttttttttttttttaaaagatatgatGATTTGGTTTGGTGCTCAGAAgaatagatttttctcttctgatgaaTTTTTACGCAAACTCCATTACAGGAGTAACTTCGTACTTTGCCACTTTTTGTGTGCTCATCTTCAAATACAGGTAGATAACAGAGCAAGAAATCGAGACTGCCAAGCAATGTAGTACTGCTTTGTCTTTAATATCTACCTTAACATGCAATTCAGATAGTTAAAAATAACTGACCTTTAATTTTATCCTAATACCAGTTTCCTTGCAGTCAGTTGTGGTATAAATTTACTTTCCTGTTCTTTTCAATGTTTATGTAACTTCAGTAGTTGGaattatttttgggtttttttaattaacttgaCCTTTTAAACCCTTATGTTTTGTCATCAGTAGGATAGATATTATTTCTGATGTACAATAAGAGCTTTGGGGGGAGAATTGAATCCAATAGCAGATGTTTTTGCCTTCATATTTCacagttaaaaacagaaagagcTGAAGTCAATGTTTGCAAAGTGTTAAAGCAGCTTAGACCTCTATACTGCAGTTTAACAAGTAACTTGATCACTTGGACATCCTAATATCTAAGtagtttttgaaaattttgtcCAGGATGTTGCAAGTTTCTGAAAATTCTCTCAAAATTCTTGTCCATTAAGTATTCTGTAGAGTGTGATAGAAAGTGCCAGTTGTTGAGGAGTTTCCTGCTGTGTACACCCTTTCTTAAACtttcaatgaaacaaaaatcGTGTAACACATGTGTCTCATAATAGTATGATCCTGTGatctttttattgtctttaataGCAAAACTTTCTTGTGTATCGGATCTGAATCTCTATACAGAGAGAAATTCTTAGCTAAGCAAATGGAAGAAGATACCCCAGGAGAGAGAAATGGATTTGGTGTGAGGAGATGCTCTACCCAGTACCTAAGGTGTTTGGCCCTAGTGTCTAATGTCCATATAATGCCCTGAAAGATTTTGATGtacaaagtttattttaaatatataatgtaATGAAGACTGCCATACCCTACTGATACCTTCACACTTCTCTTTATAATACTACCTTTCTCTGATTTTTATATAATAGCTAAGATATGTCCTGTTCCATCTTAGGTATGcttatttgttattttttcactgttttgatgAAAAGGGATCTACTGAAAGATAAATGTTAAATTCTGTAATTTCAATGAGAAGGAATGGTGTGATTGATTCTGATTAGGAATACTAATTGCCAATATTAAGAAACATAGGAATTAAAGGACTCCCTGTTAGACTGGGAGCAGTGTCCTACTTTTACAAGCAACTAAATGACATAATCCTCATAAATGTAGCCtgctgtggtttttgttgttatttttttctcagattaaGAGTTACAGAGTCTCCATTCCCTCATGTAATTTCTGCATCTTTCTATTTGGAATTTGTGAAATAGCACATTTGTGCATGTGGGAGACTTAAGGACACGTACAGCATTCACCCTGTATTAATGCAATTTTACTCCCAATCTCTGTTCTGtaatatttcctttattttcatgaAGGTACAGAAGCAAATTTTTGAAGTTCAGTAGTTTGGTAGTTCTCAGCTTCTGCTGCAAAACTTCAGTTTCATAATATGATTATAATACCACTTAAATGCTGAAGTAGACAGacactgggagaggagtgggacTGATTGTTCTATTTAGCAAACTCAGAATTCagacctttgttttgttttagcttttAATTTCTACAGCTAGTCCTCTTCTCTTTCTTAGTTGCATATTTGAACCTGAGGGAAATGCATGCAGCCTGACAGATAGCACTGCTGAAGAACATGTCCTGGCACTAGTGGAACATGCAGCAGATGAAGCTCGGGATAGGATCAATCGATATCTACCCAACAGCAAGGTCTACTGCACAACAAAGTTCACAATTCCATTTTGTGTCTGACTATTGAATGTTTCGTTTCATCTTAGGAAACAGGCTTTAGTATTACGGTTTCTGAGACTGTACCATCTAGCATGTGTGCTCTGTGTAGAATACCAGTATGACTGCTGTCTATCATTTAGTTCCCACTGAAGCCCATTGTAGGGTGTTCTAAATGGATCTCAAGGTGTATCGTGTGTTGAACATCTTCAGAAATTCacttgcagaaaacagtgaaatgTTGCTCAGTCTTGAATCTGACTTCCTTAATTGCAGCCCTTAGCGTTGAAAGTGATTAAAATAGCATCACACTCTTCCTGTTGTTGCAACCTCAGAAAAAGTATAGGTTGAAGGGTTATTAGGTTTTCCCACCCAGCCTAAGGAATTCAGGAATTTTTAAGTGTTAAATTACTCTCTTCAATGAGAAGACCAGAACCTCTTGTAGTTTGGTACCTACAAGTAGTAGTTGTCAGCTATAGCACATCCTTGTGAGTACAAAATGCAGACGTCCTTCAGTAACTCAAAGCAGATAGCAGTAGTTTGTCCATGTTGGAATTTTGGACAGTGCTAACCACAGGTTTGATCATCTTGAATGTGATTCTGATACTGTTccatgtgtttggtttttgtgcTGTCCAAAGGGTTAGAAGGAAAAGCTTGGTGATACTGTTAGTGGAGTTTTCTCAGCCACGATCCGTTTGTGGGCTCTGTTTTTCTTAGCTATGTGGTAATGATGGATTCCTTCATTACCTCATGCTATGGTTGGAGTGAATGCTACAAGCATTTGCTACAGACCTGTGCTGAGATACGTTTACTCTGTTTCCCTCATATCATTTGGAGTCTTATTACCACCATTATACTTCGTCCTCATGTCTCACTCTGTCACATACTCTAGTGACCACTGCACTTGAAAAAAGAATCAGGATGTTGCTGCACCCTGCATTTTCCACCTATATTTTTAACAACTGTTGCAGAAGAAGCATTTGCTTTGAAGCATTAGTGGTAACAGTTGTGTCTTCAAACTTAAATGTCTGTTTCTTGGACAATGGCCCTTGTTATGCAGTCACCTTAGGCTCAACTGGATTAGGAAGTAAAGCCTCAAAGAACAATGGGAGAAGGTTTAGCTTCTTCAGCATATTTGTTTGGATAATTAGACTTGGTAGGATAGAAGGCTA
The DNA window shown above is from Strix aluco isolate bStrAlu1 chromosome 1, bStrAlu1.hap1, whole genome shotgun sequence and carries:
- the BRD9 gene encoding bromodomain-containing protein 9 isoform X4, translating into MGKKHKKHKAEKAEWRSASATAYSDYVDKPLEKPLKLVLKVGGSEVTELSGSGHDSSYYDDRSDHERERHKEKKKKKKKKSEKDKEKHLDDEERRKRKEEKKRKREKEQCDTEGETDDFDPGKKVEVEPPPDRPVRACRTQPAENESTPIQQLLEHFLRQLQRKDPHGFFAFPVTDAIAPGYSMIIKHPMDFGTMKEKIAANEYKSVTEFKADFKLMCDNAMTYNRPDTVYYKLAKKILHTGFKMMSKAALLGDEDTAVEEPVPEVVPVQAETTKKSKKQNKEVISKTFLCIGSESLYREKFLAKQMEEDTPGERNGFGVRRCSTQYLSCIFEPEGNACSLTDSTAEEHVLALVEHAADEARDRINRYLPNSKIGYLKKNGDGTLLFSVVNSSDPEAEEEETHPVDLSSLSSKLLPGFTTLGFKDERRNKVTFLTSASTAPSMQNNSIFHDLKSDEMELLYSAYGDETGIQCALSLQEFVKDAGNYSKKIVDNLLDQITSGDHSKTIYQLKQRRNIPVKPLDEVKVLPVLIKEEHKLRNTCPDSSKQIMVGESAGDSNASELDFLSMKTYSDVSLDISMLSSLGKVKKELDHDDNHLHLDETTKLLQDLHEAQADRVGSRPSSNLSSLSNTSERDQHHLGSPSHLSVGEQQDMVHDPYEFLQSPETSNATTN
- the BRD9 gene encoding bromodomain-containing protein 9 isoform X9, whose amino-acid sequence is MGKKHKKHKAEKAEWRSASATAYSDYVDKPLEKPLKLVLKVGGSEVTELSGSGHDSSYYDDRSDHERERHKEKKKKKKKKSEKDKEKHLDDEERRKRKEEKKRKREKEQCDTEGETDDFDPGKKVEVEPPPDRPVRACRTQPAENESTPIQQLLEHFLRQLQRKDPHGFFAFPVTDAIAPGYSMIIKHPMDFGTMKEKIAANEYKSVTEFKADFKLMCDNAMTYNRPDTVYYKLAKKILHTGFKMMSKAALLGDEDTAVEEPVPEVVPVQAETTKKSKKQNKEVISCIFEPEGNACSLTDSTAEEHVLALVEHAADEARDRINRYLPNSKIGYLKKNGDGTLLFSVVNSSDPEAEEEETHPVDLSSLSSKLLPGFTTLGFKDERRNKVTFLTSASTAPSMQNNSIFHDLKSDEMELLYSAYGDETGIQCALSLQEFVKDAGNYSKKIVDNLLDQITSGDHSKTIYQLKQRRNIPVKPLDEVKVLPVLIKEEHKLRNTCPDSSKQIMVGESAGDSNASELDFLSMKTYSDVSLDISMLSSLGKVKKELDHDDNHLHLDETTKLLQDLHEAQADRVGSRPSSNLSSLSNTSERDQHHLGSPSHLSVGEQQDMVHDPYEFLQSPETSNATTN
- the BRD9 gene encoding bromodomain-containing protein 9 isoform X5, which translates into the protein MGKKHKKHKAEKAEWRSASATAYSDYVDKPLEKPLKLVLKVGGSEVTELSGSGHDSSYYDDRSDHERERHKEKKKKKKKKSEKDKEKHLDDEERRKRKEEKKRKREKEQCDTEGETDDFDPGKKVEVEPPPDRPVRACRTQPVTDAIAPGYSMIIKHPMDFGTMKEKIAANEYKSVTEFKADFKLMCDNAMTYNRPDTVYYKLAKKILHTGFKMMSKERLLALKRSMSFMQDMDFSQQAALLGDEDTAVEEPVPEVVPVQAETTKKSKKQNKEVISKTFLCIGSESLYREKFLAKQMEEDTPGERNGFGVRRCSTQYLSCIFEPEGNACSLTDSTAEEHVLALVEHAADEARDRINRYLPNSKIGYLKKNGDGTLLFSVVNSSDPEAEEEETHPVDLSSLSSKLLPGFTTLGFKDERRNKVTFLTSASTAPSMQNNSIFHDLKSDEMELLYSAYGDETGIQCALSLQEFVKDAGNYSKKIVDNLLDQITSGDHSKTIYQLKQRRNIPVKPLDEVKVLPVLIKEEHKLRNTCPDSSKQIMVGESAGDSNASELDFLSMKTYSDVSLDISMLSSLGKVKKELDHDDNHLHLDETTKLLQDLHEAQADRVGSRPSSNLSSLSNTSERDQHHLGSPSHLSVGEQQDMVHDPYEFLQSPETSNATTN